The Fulvia fulva chromosome 1, complete sequence region CAAGTGTTGGCGCGACATGCGTGTGGACGGTCCGTGGAGTTCCGGTCGAGTTCTGACATCTCTGAGACATCCCTCGACTGACCTGTTCCTACCATCACCCTGACCATGCGGAAGCTATTATCGCTTTCCTGGGGTCTCTGGTCCGCGGTGCTCGTGGTCGGAGCCCTCAACGAGTCAATCCGGCCGCTGTCTCTTCCAGCCAGCGGCTATTGGTATGCTTTCTGCTGTACGTTCCTGAGCGCGGCTGACTTCGTCGTAGGGAGGGAAATGATGGCCAGTGGTCAAAATTCAATCTCCAGATCGGAACTCCTCGTAGACATGGCCCTTTGACGCAGTGGCATCTCGAAGCTGACTCGACCCTCAGCCCAGGTCGTTCGACTGATCACAGGAACCTCCGCCACAGCTGCCAACGTGATTTGGACTGTCATTCCTGAAGGATGTGAGCAAGCGAACCCCGATCTTGAGAATTGTGCATTTGCTCGTGGGGGTTTCTTTCAGCGCAATGCCTTGACCACCTGGAACACTTCCTGACTCGAGAATGACGGCCTGTACGAAATTGTTCTGTATGAAGAGAACAAGCTAGGTCTGTCAGCAAATGCTTACTATGGCTTCGACACAGTCTCTTTTGGTCTTCCGGGCTCTGGTCTGCCGACACTGGATAGTCAGGTCATTGCAGGCATAGCAACGAATGACTTCTTCCTTGGAACGTTGGCTCTGAGCCCTGTCAGCCAGGAACTTCACATCGTATACCACAGGTGCAATATCAAGCGTGCTTGGGACTCTGCGCAATGCGAACAACAGCCTTGTCCCAAGCACGACTTGGGCGTACACATCTGGCGCTGTGTACAAGAGCCCACCTGTCTTGGGCAGCGTGACCTTCGGAGGTTACGATGCCAACAGGATCAATCTAAGTGATTCAAACAGCGTCAGCGTGCCATTCTGGACAGATCCATCACGCGACCTTTTGCTAGGCCTACAGTCCATTACTTACGACACGCTTGGCAGCACACCACTACTCGTGACTGGCGTATACGTGTTCCTCGACTCCTTAGTCGCGCAGATGTGGCTCCCTCTGGACGTGTGTCAGGCCTTCGAGGAAGCCTTTTGGCCTGGAATGGGATAACGTCACCGAACTGTACACCGTGAGCGAAGAGACATTCGACGCTGTTGTCGCAGAACTTTAGCTTCGCGTTCACTGTCGGAGCATTGAAGGACCAAGCGAGCAAGAATACCGTGATCAACTTTCCCTACGCTGCCTTTGATCTGAACATCAGCACTCCGTACTACAACTCAAGCCAGCGATACTTCCCTCTCAAGCGAGCACAGAACGAACGCAATATACTCTCGGTAGGGCATTCCTGCAGGAAGCATATGTCATCGCCGATTACGACAGACGCAACTTCACAGTAGGCCAAGCGCTGTTTCCCTCCATAGACAACATCGTGCCGATCCTTCCGCCTGGCGTGTCAACATCTCGAAAGCCGTCCGGACTCAGCACTGGCGCAATTGCAGGCATGGCAGTCGGCGCGGTCGTTGCATTGGCAGCAGTGGTTTCGTTCGCGTGGTGGTGGCTAGCAAGTAGGAAGCGATCGTGAGAGCCAAAGTACATTCCTGCCTCGACCGACGAGAAGCCTCCGTTGGAGCAGCTGGACAGCTCCTTTGAGCCAGATCAAAAGGGCGTGAATGCGTCGCCTCATGTTGGAGAGCTTCGAGGCGACAGTCGGTACGGAGGCCACTCTGAGCTTTCGTCTGTGCATCACAGGTCAGAGCTGGCTACGAATGCAGGCGACTTGTACGAACTGCCCGGCCACGATAGATGTGAGCTTGCGGCAGGTGGCGTGGCTGCTACTGAGCTGGAGACGTCGCACCGAAGGTAGTCGTCGGTGATATCAGCCTTTTGCAATTCGCAGGAACGGTGGACGAGCGTCACAAATCGCAATGTGATGGCGGTGTGGTCACGGCAGTCAGCCGACGATAGCAGCTCGGTGCCGACTTGTGCCCTCCTTCCTTCTTCTGCGATGGAATTTGTTCTTCGTGCATCCCAATGTAACAATTTGGCATGATGTGAGATGACAAGCCGTGTGACAGCGATGCACTGCAATACCCGAGTACCTGGGTTGCAGAGCGAGCATCTCCGGAATGTCGCATGGCTACATTCTCTGTGATCACCGCAGGATGCACTTCACCTCCTCGTCCTGTGTGACCGGTGAGAGATATGCTTTCAGTCAAAGCAACGGCAGAAATACGTTCCGCCAAAAAGTTGGATTTCAGATCTGTCATGTTCTAGATCACAATCGTCAGCACGTCTGGGGGGCGTAGGTGATGATCGTGGAGAGAAACAAGGCACACTCAACAACACCCCGCCATTGTGAGTCGGCGATGCAGGAGGAAGCGCAATCGAATGCTGGTAATAGGTAGTATTCGTCACATTACATGCTCGTGTCCAATAAATCGTTCGTAATGCTCGGCCGTCTACTATGACTGGGTATCTCGATAAGGCCCGACTGCAATGCTGTGTTTCTCATCGTCGTCTTCTTAGACGTTCTGCGCAGCTCGCTCACTGCTGTTGTCGACCTTTCCGCGCTTTTCACGGCCCTTCTCCGACCATGGGAAGTGGGCGACTGGGATGAGGAAGAAGGAGTTGCTCGAGTCGGCCATACCGGCAAAGGCGTTGTACCTGGATCGTGTTAGCGATTGGCATGCGCGGATATTCAATGACACTTACCATGCAGCAAAGGCAGCGATGATACCGAAAGCACCCCCAGCACGGAGGAGTGGGGTGTTGGGTCCTTCTGCGTTGAAGTCGAGGTAGGCAATGGCCAGGAACAAGAAGGCCAAATCCAGTGTGAAGAACAGGAAGAAGAAGGCCACAGTTGATCTCAAAGTCAATAGCAATAGTAGGAAGGTAAAGATGAACCATCCCTGCGGATCGTTAGTATAGCTTTTGGCGAATGGTGCAATCCAGCAATTCTTACCATCAAGTAAAGACCGAAAGAGTTCATGAATGGCGCAGGGCTCTCTGCTTCAAGTGTCGAAATGATCTGGAAGCCACCAGGCGTGAGGATGATGGCAGTACCGATCCAGAAACCACCGTATGAGGACAGAGCAGTAGCACCAAAAGTGTTGCCAACGGCCATTTCCCTGTAGGTTTGTCTTAGCCATGTACGACCATTCCGGGCTCGCAACGATACATACCACATGCCGGCAAGAAGCTGGCAGAGACCGCCGTATGCGAAAGCAGCACCAATGACAATGTTGGGCTCGCTGAGGCCGCGGGTGCCCAAGTTGATCAGGGACAGGAGGAAGGTGGTGAGGGCGAAACCGCACAGTCCGAGAGGAGCCGGGTTGGCGAACTTGCGCTTCTCGGTGCCTCTGTAGAGACCTGGCTGAAGCTCACCACCGAAGGCAGCAAGACGCGCCGAGTCGCCGGTGTTGATGTGTGCGAGAGGGTTGCCGCCATAGTCGTATGGCTTGCGCTGACCAGCGCCCGCGTGGTCGTGAGTGGCAGTGCCGTTGCTGCCATTGATGTGCTCGGCCTTCATCTCGTCGGACGACATGGTGAGGTGTGCCCTGTTGGGGTGGGATGCTAAGGATTGCTGCTCCGACTCCAGCTCTTGTCCGGTGAAGTGACAAGAGACGCGAAGGTAGTGGTGATATGTACAAGGTGCAACAAGGAGAGCACGACGATCGGGAGCGCGTCGCCGACCTGAGCTATATACTATACACCCTCGCCAGACTTGCTCGGCGGTGTCGAGAGTGCGAACAGGCTAGGAAGCGCTAGCTCAACGATGCACATTGATGCTGCCGGAGTATGTGGGGTTCTGTCCATAATCCATGCCTACTGGAGAAGCTTTGGTGAGTGGATATGGGGACGGCCAATGGTGGTAGACGAGCGCGGACACGGCAAATAATAGATTGGGACGCCATCAGCAGCGCAGGAGGGAGCACTGGGCGATCGTCGACGATGCTGCGATGGTGCCGTCTGACCATGGCGCCAGATGCGAGAAGTGCGTAGCGAAGCTCTGTAGCGAACGTTGAACAAAACGCCTCGTTTCCACTGTTTGCTGCGGGCGGACTTTGGGGGAACGCTTCACTGACAGCAAGTTGCGACTGAATCAATGCATGTCATGTGGTGCTGGGTACAGAGGCCACGGTCCATGTAGGCATGTAGTGAGCGTACCGATGATTGGATTGCAGGGCTCGAGGCTCGGCTGGCGAGGGGTTGCTCCACAGGTTCGCTGACACGCGGAGCTTGGTGCTTGGTGCTTCCCCAGTCCAACGATTAGACTATACATAGCAGGTGGCATTTGCCATTTGCAGTTCATGTTTGCAGCGCTGATGATGATGACAGCGAGGGCATGCCATGTACATGTACGGAGAGCTACGTCAACACCAAGCGTTTCGGGCGGAAGAGCTAAGCTCACAATGGGCGCTCGCGGCTGAACTCAGTGCAAATAATAATACTCATCTGGCGATGTTCAGTCGTACCATGTAACTAACGTTAATCGTTAATTTTTATCCGCCTTGCTCATCGACGCCTTCAGACAACGCACTCGTGAGCGCGAGATCGCGTGTGTGTCATCGCGCACTGATACTGCTGTACCTTCGACCTCCTCCCTGCTTCTTGGACAATGAATCAATGATGATGCCGCGCAGGGCTGCAGCCATGGCAGACGTAGCCTGCTCCTTCTCCATCTGACTTTCTGCCGTGCGATCAGACTTTCGCGCTGATTTGCGCTCGGCGCGGCAGCCACCTCCGGTCTGGTCGACTGCTTAAACGGAGCCTCATCTGATTTGAGACCCTACCTTGATAATAAGCGATTAGCCGCGGAGACAGCTGCCACGTAGGAGTCTCGATTATTGTTCATGATCCACGGCGCAGCGGATGTCGAGAGAGGACCACTCGTGCCACTGAAACATCCCTCCAAGCTCGTGCTAATAAGCGTCACGACTGCCCGGGATTCCGCTTGCCCGGGTCCTGCTATCCCGAGCATCGGCCGCCCCAGACCACATTTCACGCTTTCCACAACCACTTTTTTCTGGAGCGCTTTTCGAAGAACCACATTCGTGACGTTCTATCGGCGTCGCTGGACTGCACCCATACCGTGGCGTGGGTACACTACATCACAAACAAGCTGTGTGGAGGCAGGCTTGTTTTGCCTAAGCACCAGCAGTTTAGCCGGTCTGGCCCCTGCCAGCATCCGAAGCACATGCAGGACGTGAAGGACGTGCAGGACATGCAGGCAGGGAACGGCTTCATCATGTGGAAGTGGCTTATCGTGCTGCGTACCGGATCCAGGCACGGCTGAGCTCGCGTGGAGCCAGGAAACTAAAATGACCTTGCTTATCTAGGAAGGGAGGAAGCCAATGCCTACGTGCGCGCGTGTCGACTGTACACTGAGCTGACTGATGAAAGCCCTGGCTGGCATGACCCTGAGAGCTCTTCCTCCTGTTCCGCAACCTATCTTTGCTTCCCTCCAATGCCGCCTCATAGGTTCAGCTAGCAGCTCGCGCGGCTTCGACTTCTTATTAGCTTCGACTCATGCAGCTGTGATTCCCCCATCTGCGTTCACCATGGCTACGAAAGGTTGTCAGCTGGCACAATTCGGACGAGTTACTTGGACTGCAAGATCATCGTACCTCCGTTAACCATCTCAGCATCGTCTGAACACAGGAACGCCACGAGCTTGGCCATCTTCTTGATATCGGCAAACCCACCTTCCCATTCTCCGACTATTAAGTGTCAGCATCTGGGTCCAGACGAAAGGAATCTGAGCACTCGCAGGTTTGCTTCATGAGCATCATGCCGTCCATATTGAAGCCGTTAGCGAGGTTACTTCCGATATTGGTCTGCATGGCACCAGCGCAAATGGCGTTGCATCGAATACCCTTCAACCGGTAAAAGGCGGCGGTGTTCTTTGTCAACCCGATCAGGCCGTGCCTAAAGGTGAAGTACGTTAGCTATCTATGCCGAGATGTGACTTCAACAATTCCAAGCTGACATCCAGGCTTGAAGATTACTCACTTTGAGGCAGTGTAAGCAGCACCTAGCGAGACCAATTAGTACAATTCTCGTCACTACACGGATCCGATGGGCCCACTCACCATTGGCGAATCCTTTGAAGCTGGCGACAGAAGCGATGTTGACGATTGAGCCTTTCTTGTCAGCTTTGAGAAAGCCGTTCACCTGTGCAGAAGCGCATCAGCTATGCTCGAACACCACATGGCGATGTTTCAGCAACTGCTGATGGACTCGGGAACCAGCACACGTGGTCCAATGCGGTAATGCTTTCTGCCCTTCGCATTTACTCACCGCTCGCTTCGTGATGAACGTCGGAGCCGTCAGGTTGAGCGATATTATACGGTCCCAATCGTTGCGCTCAAGCGAGCCGGCTGCATCAAATTTATCGGCGGCGCCAGCAGAGTTGACCTGCAAAATGCGACATCAGTACGTTGCGTTCCCCCGGATATACTTGGATCAACCACCCACCACGTAGTCGAATGGGCCGAATTTGGACTCGGCTTGCGAGAAGAGATCATCTAGAGCATCTTCAGAAGTGATGTTGCAGTTAATAGCGAGCACTCGATCTGCACTCGCAGCGACAACTTTGTCGTTGAAGTCAGCGAGCAGGTCCTTGTTGATATCGCAGACAACCACATTCGCTCCAAGGTCTACAAAGTTCTCTGCAATGGCCCTGCCGAGTCCACCTGCACCTCCAGTCACCAGTACTGTCATGCCTTGGTGAGCCATGCTGAGTCTTTCCGTATTTTGATGTCTGTCGTCTGCCAAGATGTACCGTTCGCTGCCACGTGCAAGATGTCAAACTTTGGAGCACAAGCTGAGCCAGTATTTGAGGTGCTGTTTTGGACGAAGTGAAGCTGCGGTAGGGACGATTGATAGTCTGAATACACTTGGATCAGAGCGAGTCGTCGTCTTCACAGTTCCTTCGCACGGCACAAACGGCCTTTTGCAGCAAATGGTCCACCTATCGAAAAATGTGCTGTCGGCGGTTGTGAAGCTCCAAGAGTGAGCGCAGCGGTGTAGAGCTCTATTCACCAGCCCTTCTGTAGGCGTGAGATACACGCTAGACGTACCTCCGGAGGTACGACTACCCGTAGGCTGCTGCTATGTTACTATGTAACAATAATGCGAACAATACTTGGTAT contains the following coding sequences:
- a CDS encoding Short chain dehydrogenase/reductase dpchG, translating into MAHQGMTVLVTGGAGGLGRAIAENFVDLGANVVVCDINKDLLADFNDKVVAASADRVLAINCNITSEDALDDLFSQAESKFGPFDYVVNSAGAADKFDAAGSLERNDWDRIISLNLTAPTFITKRAVNGFLKADKKGSIVNIASVASFKGFANGAAYTASKHGLIGLTKNTAAFYRLKGIRCNAICAGAMQTNIGSNLANGFNMDGMMLMKQTFGEWEGGFADIKKMAKLVAFLCSDDAEMVNGAMVNADGGITAA
- a CDS encoding Acetate permease A translates to MSSDEMKAEHINGSNGTATHDHAGAGQRKPYDYGGNPLAHINTGDSARLAAFGGELQPGLYRGTEKRKFANPAPLGLCGFALTTFLLSLINLGTRGLSEPNIVIGAAFAYGGLCQLLAGMWEMAVGNTFGATALSSYGGFWIGTAIILTPGGFQIISTLEAESPAPFMNSFGLYLMGWFIFTFLLLLLTLRSTVAFFFLFFTLDLAFLFLAIAYLDFNAEGPNTPLLRAGGAFGIIAAFAAWYNAFAGMADSSNSFFLIPVAHFPWSEKGREKRGKVDNSSERAAQNV